One genomic window of Gallaecimonas sp. GXIMD4217 includes the following:
- a CDS encoding diacylglycerol kinase: MKSHGRKGFARIWAAARYSMKGLAAAWRNEEAFRQESLLMLVMLPGAFWLGESAMERALLIIPLFVVVLAELLNSAIEAVVDRIGLERHELSGRAKDIGSAAVLVSLLLVALVWGLKLVERFW, translated from the coding sequence ATGAAATCCCACGGACGCAAGGGTTTTGCCCGGATCTGGGCCGCCGCCCGCTACTCCATGAAGGGCCTGGCGGCCGCCTGGCGCAACGAGGAGGCCTTCCGCCAGGAGAGCCTGCTGATGCTGGTGATGCTGCCGGGGGCCTTCTGGCTCGGCGAAAGCGCCATGGAACGGGCCCTGCTGATCATCCCGCTGTTTGTGGTGGTGCTGGCCGAACTGCTCAATTCCGCCATAGAGGCGGTGGTGGACAGGATAGGCCTGGAGCGCCACGAGTTGTCCGGCCGGGCCAAGGACATCGGCAGCGCCGCGGTGCTGGTGTCGCTGCTGCTGGTGGCGCTGGTGTGGGGCCTCAAGCTGGTGGAGCGCTTCTGGTAG
- a CDS encoding dihydroorotase: MSRTLIKNALLINEGKRFESDLLIKDGRIDTIARDISAEGATVVDAAGRYLMPGMIDDQVHFREPGLTHKGNIASESQAAAAGGVTSFMEMPNVNPQTTTLEVLEAKYELARGRSAANYSFYMGSTNDNLDEIRRLPANDVCGVKIFMGASTGNMLVDDEQVLEQIFADCPTLIATHCEDTPMIQALEDQARARYGEDVPMVEHARIRSREACYKSSSMAVGLAKRFGSRLHVLHITTKDELALFEAAPTLADLAKKQITAEACVHHLFFNAGDYERLGAQIKCNPSVKEAEDQAALLQAVKDGVIDIIATDHAPHTWEEKQNPYFKAPSGVPLVQHAVQTTLELVKQGHFSLELAVQKLSHAVAERYQLEGRGYLREGYFADLVLVDPNQPQLITKDNIRYHCNWSPFDGFNFSHSIAGTWVNGQHVFDGAELLRVDAGQRLRFNRR, from the coding sequence ATGTCCCGTACCCTGATCAAGAACGCCCTCCTCATCAACGAAGGCAAACGTTTCGAGTCCGATCTGCTGATCAAAGACGGCCGCATCGACACCATCGCCCGCGACATCAGCGCCGAGGGCGCCACCGTGGTCGACGCCGCCGGCCGCTACCTGATGCCGGGCATGATCGACGATCAGGTGCACTTTCGCGAGCCGGGCCTGACCCACAAGGGCAACATCGCCTCCGAGTCCCAGGCCGCCGCCGCCGGCGGCGTCACCTCCTTCATGGAGATGCCCAACGTCAATCCCCAGACCACCACCCTGGAGGTGCTGGAGGCCAAGTACGAGCTGGCCAGGGGTCGCAGCGCCGCCAACTACAGCTTCTACATGGGCTCCACCAACGACAACCTGGACGAGATCCGCCGCCTGCCCGCCAATGACGTCTGCGGCGTCAAGATCTTCATGGGCGCCTCCACCGGCAACATGCTGGTGGACGACGAGCAGGTGCTGGAGCAGATCTTCGCCGATTGCCCCACCCTGATCGCCACCCACTGCGAAGACACCCCCATGATCCAGGCCCTGGAGGACCAGGCCCGCGCCAGGTACGGCGAGGACGTGCCCATGGTCGAGCACGCCCGCATCCGCTCCCGGGAAGCCTGTTACAAGTCCTCGTCCATGGCGGTGGGCCTGGCCAAGCGCTTCGGCAGCCGACTGCACGTGCTGCACATCACCACCAAGGACGAGCTGGCCCTGTTCGAGGCCGCCCCGACCCTGGCCGATTTGGCCAAGAAGCAGATCACCGCCGAGGCCTGCGTCCACCACCTGTTCTTCAACGCCGGTGACTACGAGCGCCTGGGCGCCCAGATCAAGTGCAACCCCAGCGTCAAGGAAGCCGAGGATCAGGCGGCCCTGCTGCAGGCGGTCAAGGACGGCGTCATCGACATCATCGCCACCGATCACGCCCCCCACACCTGGGAAGAAAAGCAGAACCCCTACTTCAAGGCGCCCTCAGGCGTGCCTCTGGTCCAGCACGCGGTGCAGACCACCCTGGAGCTGGTCAAGCAGGGCCACTTCAGCCTGGAGCTGGCGGTGCAGAAGCTCAGCCATGCCGTGGCCGAGCGCTACCAGCTGGAAGGCCGCGGCTACCTGCGCGAAGGCTACTTCGCCGATCTGGTGCTGGTGGATCCCAACCAGCCGCAGCTGATCACCAAGGACAACATCCGCTACCACTGCAACTGGAGCCCCTTCGACGGCTTCAACTTCAGCCACAGCATCGCCGGCACCTGGGTCAACGGCCAGCACGTCTTCGACGGCGCCGAGCTGCTCAGGGTCGACGCCGGCCAGCGGCTGCGCTTTAACCGCCGCTGA
- a CDS encoding DUF3413 domain-containing protein, producing the protein MTEQQEAKNDARLANRISRLINWGHWFTFFNILLAMVIGSRYLLESGLPDSLLGVAYTVVTWAGHFAFLTFILFVITLFPLSILLPMPRLVRLSGAVLATAGQLVLLADTFVFGQYRLHLNNFIWDLLKSGEGQVLSEGYFTWMALGGLAVLIFALELTAGNWFWKRQSKFKEKKLGFHLATVFVSCFFSSHLLHVWADANLYYPIMRQGAVFPLSYPATAKTFMARHGLLDMEDYKRKQRQAEGSESLLRLPLDAGQCRRSPNILLVVVDGLRPDALAAMPGLSRYRDEFQVFERHFSGSNDAKDGLFSLFYGLPAVYEDAVAIGGNDSVLMGTLAKAGYAFGIFSSEGLAQSGLDTTALRHQAGGAAAFTGTISRRDAKAAQAMQGWLAKQQGPFFGYLQLSAPAHFSTPNGYENPFQPDWQVVNLNELDRDSDPTPVKNRYRNAAHYSDSLLAPLLDGLKAQGRLDDTIVVVTSDHGMAFNDMADGQWGYNSSFSRFQTQVPLLIHWPGMTPARHDKLTAHQDLVPTLLGTGLDCELPASRYASGMSLFADQGHQWVVLGDYHDFAIVQPDRVMVMNKLGQYSIRDNDYRELPDAKIRVAVLMDALKELKRFYR; encoded by the coding sequence ATGACAGAGCAGCAGGAAGCCAAGAACGACGCCCGTCTGGCCAATCGCATCTCCAGGCTGATCAACTGGGGCCACTGGTTCACCTTCTTCAACATCCTGCTGGCCATGGTCATCGGCAGCCGTTACCTGCTGGAAAGCGGCCTGCCCGACAGCCTGCTGGGCGTCGCCTATACGGTGGTGACCTGGGCCGGGCACTTCGCCTTTTTGACCTTCATCCTGTTCGTGATCACCCTGTTCCCGCTGTCGATCCTGCTGCCCATGCCGCGGCTGGTGAGGCTGTCGGGGGCGGTGCTGGCCACGGCCGGCCAGCTGGTGCTGCTGGCCGACACCTTCGTGTTCGGCCAGTACCGGCTGCACCTGAACAACTTCATCTGGGATCTGCTCAAAAGCGGCGAAGGCCAGGTGCTCAGCGAAGGCTATTTCACCTGGATGGCCCTGGGCGGCCTGGCGGTGCTGATCTTCGCCCTGGAGCTGACCGCCGGCAACTGGTTCTGGAAGCGCCAGAGCAAGTTCAAGGAAAAGAAGCTCGGCTTCCACCTGGCCACCGTCTTCGTCAGCTGCTTCTTCAGCTCCCACCTGCTGCACGTCTGGGCCGACGCCAACCTCTATTACCCCATCATGCGCCAGGGCGCGGTGTTCCCGCTGTCCTACCCGGCCACCGCCAAGACCTTCATGGCCCGCCACGGCCTGCTGGACATGGAGGACTACAAGCGCAAGCAGCGCCAGGCCGAAGGCAGCGAATCGCTGCTGCGCCTGCCGTTGGACGCCGGCCAGTGCCGCCGCAGCCCCAATATCCTGCTGGTGGTGGTGGACGGCCTGAGGCCGGATGCCCTGGCGGCCATGCCGGGCCTGAGCCGGTACCGGGATGAGTTCCAGGTCTTCGAGCGCCACTTCTCCGGCTCCAACGACGCCAAGGACGGGCTCTTCTCGCTCTTCTACGGCCTGCCCGCCGTCTACGAAGACGCCGTGGCCATCGGCGGCAACGACTCGGTGCTGATGGGCACCCTGGCCAAGGCCGGCTATGCGTTCGGCATCTTCTCCTCCGAGGGCCTGGCCCAGAGCGGCCTGGACACCACGGCCCTGCGTCACCAGGCCGGTGGGGCGGCGGCCTTCACCGGTACCATTTCCAGGCGCGACGCCAAGGCGGCCCAGGCCATGCAGGGCTGGCTGGCCAAGCAGCAGGGGCCCTTCTTCGGCTACCTGCAGCTGAGCGCGCCGGCCCACTTCTCCACCCCCAACGGCTACGAGAACCCCTTCCAGCCGGACTGGCAGGTGGTCAACCTCAACGAGCTGGACAGGGACAGCGACCCGACCCCGGTCAAGAACCGCTACCGTAACGCCGCCCACTACAGCGACAGCCTGCTGGCGCCGCTGCTGGACGGCCTCAAGGCGCAGGGCCGCCTGGACGACACCATAGTGGTAGTGACCTCGGATCACGGCATGGCCTTCAACGACATGGCCGACGGCCAGTGGGGCTACAACTCCAGCTTCTCCCGGTTCCAGACCCAGGTGCCGCTGCTGATCCACTGGCCCGGCATGACCCCGGCCCGCCATGACAAGCTGACCGCCCACCAGGATCTGGTACCCACCCTGCTCGGCACCGGCCTGGATTGCGAACTGCCGGCCAGCCGCTATGCCAGCGGCATGAGCCTGTTCGCCGACCAGGGCCACCAGTGGGTGGTGCTGGGGGATTACCACGACTTCGCCATAGTGCAGCCGGACCGGGTCATGGTGATGAACAAGCTGGGCCAGTACAGCATCCGCGACAACGACTACCGGGAGCTCCCCGACGCCAAGATCCGGGTGGCGGTGCTGATGGACGCGCTCAAGGAGCTCAAGCGCTTCTACCGCTGA
- a CDS encoding GFA family protein: MKRREAACSCGQLRLVAEGEPLRVSACHCLACQRRSGSAFAVQARFPEEKVALQGEGRDHVRPGGSGQAISFTFCPHCGSTLCYACQAEPGVIAVPVGPLPIRPSRRRPCRYTRNGAMAGVN, encoded by the coding sequence ATGAAACGGCGTGAGGCGGCCTGCAGCTGCGGGCAATTACGATTGGTGGCCGAGGGCGAGCCGCTACGGGTATCGGCCTGCCATTGCCTGGCCTGCCAGCGGCGCTCCGGCAGCGCCTTTGCGGTGCAGGCCCGCTTTCCGGAAGAAAAGGTGGCACTGCAGGGGGAGGGCAGGGACCATGTGCGCCCGGGCGGCAGCGGCCAGGCCATCAGCTTCACCTTCTGCCCCCACTGCGGTTCGACCCTCTGCTATGCCTGCCAGGCCGAGCCCGGGGTGATCGCGGTGCCGGTGGGGCCTTTGCCGATCCGGCCTTCCCGGCGCCGACCCTGTCGGTATACGAGGAACGGCGCCATGGCTGGTGTGAACTGA
- a CDS encoding VCBS repeat-containing protein, whose translation MVSRWLACCNLLFAGLAFGAGWQQLELNGPGTGDWRLTSSPAGPVLYLAGRDKDGPLLQRLPALGFGAETLALPEGADRFTALDGDRLLAFAGDGLYLRDRQQWRLLGRQASLWRGVDERTLHHWPVAREDHLFIPDFEQLHVYRLQGRELQALGSLPVPAIMRTSNESPRYEARKLLLADVNLDGRKDLLVPWQDGLRLFLARADGGFEGQGRAFAPALKLTPPQRQWVRLNDGEDFESLEIRSLETLKDLNGDGLADLVVRRLRTRSLFDQDIIFDIHFGRRTDTGLAFPVNADDQLRNSGLAFGLDMADLNGDGKSDLYTPSTRLGVGKIVSALLTGSVDVDLHLELQHERSFVPVDTGLEASMGVEIGKGRLHWPVFQALDLDGDGRAELAVQQGEEKLALYHWQDGRFKRRSQLRLPLPINGNRVAAVKDGQGRQWLLILPGADDAPKRQRRLLRVGHTVTPTSQP comes from the coding sequence ATGGTCAGCCGCTGGCTAGCCTGCTGTAACCTGCTCTTTGCCGGCCTGGCCTTCGGGGCGGGCTGGCAACAGCTGGAACTGAACGGGCCCGGGACGGGCGACTGGCGCCTGACGTCGTCGCCGGCCGGGCCCGTGCTCTATCTGGCCGGCCGCGACAAGGACGGCCCGCTGCTGCAGCGCCTGCCCGCCCTGGGATTCGGCGCCGAAACCCTGGCCCTGCCCGAAGGCGCCGACCGCTTCACCGCCCTGGACGGGGACAGGCTGCTGGCCTTCGCCGGCGATGGTCTCTACCTACGGGACCGGCAGCAGTGGCGGCTGTTGGGCCGCCAGGCCAGCCTCTGGCGGGGTGTCGATGAACGCACCCTGCACCATTGGCCGGTGGCCAGGGAAGACCATCTGTTCATCCCCGACTTCGAGCAACTGCACGTTTACCGCCTCCAGGGCCGTGAACTCCAGGCCCTGGGCAGCCTGCCGGTGCCGGCCATCATGCGCACCAGCAATGAAAGCCCCCGCTACGAGGCCCGTAAGCTGCTGCTGGCCGACGTGAACCTGGATGGCCGCAAGGATCTGCTGGTGCCCTGGCAGGACGGCCTGCGGCTGTTCCTGGCCCGGGCCGACGGCGGTTTCGAGGGGCAGGGCAGGGCCTTTGCCCCGGCCCTCAAGCTCACGCCGCCACAGCGCCAATGGGTCAGGCTCAACGACGGCGAGGATTTCGAGTCCCTGGAGATCCGCTCCCTGGAGACCCTCAAGGATCTCAACGGCGACGGCCTGGCCGATCTGGTGGTGAGGCGGCTGCGCACCCGCAGCCTGTTCGACCAGGACATCATCTTCGACATCCATTTTGGCCGCCGTACCGACACCGGCCTGGCCTTCCCGGTCAACGCCGATGATCAGCTGCGCAATTCTGGGCTGGCCTTTGGCCTGGACATGGCCGACCTGAACGGCGACGGCAAGAGCGATCTCTACACCCCCAGCACCCGGCTCGGTGTCGGCAAGATAGTCTCGGCCCTGCTCACCGGCTCGGTGGACGTGGATCTGCACCTGGAGCTGCAACACGAACGCAGCTTCGTGCCGGTCGATACCGGACTGGAGGCCAGCATGGGCGTGGAGATAGGCAAGGGCCGGCTGCACTGGCCGGTGTTCCAGGCCCTGGATCTGGACGGTGATGGCCGCGCCGAGCTGGCCGTGCAGCAGGGCGAGGAGAAACTGGCCCTGTACCACTGGCAGGACGGCCGGTTCAAACGCCGCAGTCAGCTGAGGCTGCCGCTGCCCATCAACGGCAACAGGGTAGCGGCGGTCAAGGACGGCCAGGGCCGGCAATGGCTGTTGATCCTGCCCGGCGCCGACGACGCCCCCAAGCGCCAGCGGCGCCTGCTGCGGGTCGGCCACACCGTCACGCCAACCTCACAGCCCTAG
- the yejK gene encoding nucleoid-associated protein YejK: MSIRVDHLILHRLELNQEGLLAVRPRDSSLAATEAVTQLVTELHSGYASKPGKAFAAFHEAGSPFAEALASFLDGQQDFVAFSHQGADRLMEEMNKFAILEPGYLLLAHYHHLAVEKLLVMQLKASESVTVTDSLELGQTRFLEMKSLQLAACIDITAWQTEPERRQYISFIKGRAGRKVADFFMEFLGCEESVDAKAQSKALMSAVDDYCAASDLAKEERQAACKQVFDYCKGQAQAGEEVSISELAEQLPPWEGAPKFDDFAKGGDYGLEEAFPVDSNALRPLVKFSGTGAGVTVSFEEKHLNERVFYDANTDTLTIKGTPPNLRDQLRRRFGLSE; this comes from the coding sequence ATGAGTATTCGCGTCGATCATCTGATTTTGCACCGCCTGGAGCTGAACCAGGAAGGCCTGCTGGCCGTGCGTCCCCGGGACAGCAGCCTGGCCGCCACCGAGGCCGTCACCCAACTGGTTACCGAGCTGCACAGCGGTTACGCCTCCAAGCCCGGCAAGGCCTTTGCCGCCTTCCACGAGGCCGGTTCTCCCTTTGCCGAGGCCCTGGCCTCCTTCCTGGACGGCCAGCAGGATTTCGTGGCCTTCTCCCACCAGGGCGCCGACCGGCTGATGGAGGAGATGAACAAGTTCGCCATCCTCGAGCCCGGCTACCTGCTGCTGGCCCATTACCACCACCTGGCGGTGGAGAAGCTGCTGGTGATGCAGCTCAAGGCCTCCGAATCGGTCACGGTCACCGACAGCCTGGAGCTGGGCCAGACCCGCTTTTTGGAGATGAAGAGCCTGCAGCTGGCCGCCTGCATCGACATCACCGCCTGGCAGACCGAGCCGGAGCGCCGCCAGTACATCAGCTTCATCAAGGGCCGGGCCGGCCGCAAGGTGGCCGACTTCTTCATGGAGTTCCTTGGCTGCGAGGAAAGCGTGGACGCCAAGGCCCAGAGCAAGGCGCTGATGAGTGCCGTGGACGACTACTGCGCTGCCAGCGACCTGGCCAAGGAAGAGCGCCAGGCCGCCTGCAAGCAGGTGTTCGACTACTGCAAGGGCCAGGCCCAGGCCGGCGAGGAAGTCAGCATCAGCGAGCTGGCCGAGCAGCTGCCGCCCTGGGAAGGGGCGCCCAAGTTCGACGACTTCGCCAAGGGCGGCGATTACGGCCTGGAAGAGGCCTTTCCGGTGGACAGCAACGCCCTCAGGCCCCTGGTCAAGTTCTCCGGCACCGGCGCCGGCGTCACCGTCAGCTTCGAGGAAAAGCACCTCAACGAGCGGGTCTTCTACGACGCCAACACCGACACCCTGACCATCAAGGGCACGCCACCGAACCTGCGGGATCAGCTGCGCCGCCGCTTTGGGCTTTCTGAATAG
- a CDS encoding DUF1414 domain-containing protein yields MPIISKYGDDQLANLTTQILALLAQEKAPVDLSMMALGNALSNILNEDIPAAKRQAVAEQIGKSLLQSVKTAS; encoded by the coding sequence ATGCCCATTATCTCCAAATACGGCGACGACCAACTGGCCAACCTGACCACCCAGATCCTGGCCCTGCTGGCCCAGGAAAAGGCCCCCGTCGACCTGAGCATGATGGCCCTGGGCAACGCCCTGTCCAATATCCTCAACGAGGACATTCCCGCCGCCAAGCGCCAGGCCGTGGCCGAGCAGATCGGCAAGTCGCTGTTGCAGAGCGTCAAGACCGCCTCCTGA
- a CDS encoding tetratricopeptide repeat protein has product MKKALALLLILPCWLLAAEPAQPQGTKQDTEEQAQKRSDFPPLMERYILDELKSIRSEMLNFKADVRQEVADREMHLSERALGYSSSTVTYFFYLIAGGASLLAVVGWQSLREIKQNTKKFADEEIKRLTKVYESRLIKLEQELRRKTSALAEHHREIEKLNEIHSLWLKASQEASPQNKIEIYDEILRMRPGDLDALTHKADAALMLGEKRWALSICNRVLAVDGENAHALYQRACALAGLGHRDRALSDLAHAVSLSESLRDTAREEEDFESLQGSEEFENLVNPPVA; this is encoded by the coding sequence ATGAAGAAAGCCCTGGCCCTATTGCTGATCCTTCCCTGCTGGCTGCTGGCCGCGGAGCCGGCACAGCCGCAAGGAACCAAGCAGGACACCGAGGAACAGGCACAAAAACGCTCGGACTTCCCGCCGCTGATGGAGCGCTACATCCTCGACGAGCTCAAGTCCATCCGCAGCGAGATGCTCAACTTCAAGGCCGACGTGCGCCAGGAGGTGGCGGATCGGGAAATGCATCTGTCCGAGCGGGCCCTGGGCTATTCCAGCAGCACGGTCACCTACTTCTTCTACCTGATCGCCGGCGGCGCCTCGCTGCTGGCGGTGGTGGGCTGGCAGTCCCTGAGGGAGATCAAGCAGAACACCAAGAAGTTCGCCGACGAGGAGATCAAGCGCCTGACCAAGGTCTACGAGAGCCGGCTGATCAAGCTGGAGCAGGAGCTCAGGCGCAAGACCTCGGCCCTGGCCGAACACCACAGGGAAATCGAGAAGCTCAACGAGATCCACTCCCTGTGGCTGAAGGCGTCCCAGGAGGCCAGCCCCCAGAACAAGATCGAGATCTACGACGAGATCCTGCGCATGCGCCCCGGCGATCTGGACGCCCTCACCCACAAGGCCGATGCCGCCCTGATGCTGGGCGAGAAGCGCTGGGCGCTGTCCATCTGCAACCGGGTGCTGGCGGTGGACGGCGAAAACGCCCATGCCCTCTACCAGCGTGCCTGCGCCCTGGCCGGCCTGGGCCACAGGGACAGGGCCCTGTCCGATCTGGCCCATGCCGTCAGCCTGTCCGAATCCCTGCGCGACACCGCCCGGGAGGAGGAGGATTTCGAGTCACTGCAGGGCAGCGAGGAATTCGAGAACCTGGTCAACCCGCCCGTCGCCTGA
- a CDS encoding alkaline phosphatase D family protein: MTLSRRHFLRTLAVTASAVAVTSTLAGCDNSSESSSPETQPSIQPGPQFFPQSLMSGDPRPDSVILWTRLADGSGDKTLTLQLSDSDSFDALLVETRLDVQADFDHCLKVRVSGLMPGQHYYYRFLYEKDGVLHASNTGRTKTAPAQDADVPVKFAFVSCQDYIGRYYNTYHSILAQDDIDFVAHLGDYIYETTGDASFQATGSERSIAFRDSEGALTVGQGEAAFQAAQSLDNYRQLYQEYRSDALLQEVHERFPLVAIWDDHEFSDDSWQQNGTYLDGTRNEANLARKHNSERAYFEYMPIDQEQAADPGVSLADGQVALTDEQLFPNTRIYRDLRFGQHLHLFMTDYRSFRPDHLIPEDAFPGTVVMDEATTAGFIAQAKGLPLDQATALVKSLFSPYIDIDDAAFAQLKAVLTGVFQNLYIEALMAKGGLSQEEALAKGAELAGNAIQGKLATGYLNAVIAQLPAELGLSPIDDSAAERGIAFYSMGKTDLFNFLGARYLVIKDTFDIYAAFMELVARGQGGSVQSAYDANQLAWLQAGLAGTDATHKVVGSSVSFAPLLFDLSADRPDSGLALLENILDSEVVPELLKQRFYINVDHWDGFPQVKASLINELFAPLGVVTIAGDVHSSYVTEHAAHGATGNVSVDFTTSSVSSGTFGSFLTAGLNGILAQLGGASPEVAQLPAFFDLLAFTASQRDDVASTLRFARMHEHGVAVAVAGNDGLEVTYHNIPAADALVKQSHYQDAAGFLGNVVQHRFRLADNALSQLS; the protein is encoded by the coding sequence ATGACCTTGAGTCGCCGACACTTTCTGCGCACCCTGGCGGTCACCGCCTCGGCCGTGGCCGTGACCAGCACCCTGGCCGGTTGCGACAACAGCAGCGAAAGCAGCAGCCCCGAAACCCAGCCCAGCATCCAGCCGGGTCCCCAGTTCTTCCCCCAGTCCCTGATGTCCGGCGACCCCCGTCCCGACTCGGTGATCCTCTGGACCCGCCTTGCAGACGGCAGTGGCGACAAGACCCTGACCCTGCAGCTGTCCGACAGCGACAGCTTCGATGCCCTGCTGGTGGAAACCCGGCTCGACGTGCAGGCCGATTTCGACCACTGCCTCAAGGTCAGGGTGTCCGGCCTGATGCCCGGTCAGCATTATTACTACCGCTTCCTCTATGAAAAGGACGGCGTGCTGCACGCCTCCAACACCGGCCGCACCAAGACGGCGCCGGCCCAGGACGCCGACGTGCCGGTCAAGTTCGCCTTCGTCAGCTGCCAGGACTACATCGGCCGCTACTACAACACCTACCACAGCATCCTGGCCCAGGACGACATCGACTTCGTGGCCCACCTGGGCGACTACATCTACGAGACCACGGGCGACGCCTCCTTCCAGGCCACCGGCAGCGAGCGCAGCATCGCCTTTCGCGACAGCGAAGGGGCCCTGACCGTCGGCCAGGGCGAGGCCGCCTTCCAGGCCGCCCAAAGCCTGGACAACTACCGCCAGCTCTACCAGGAATACCGCAGTGACGCCCTGCTGCAGGAAGTGCACGAGCGCTTCCCGCTGGTGGCCATCTGGGACGACCACGAGTTCTCCGACGACTCCTGGCAGCAGAACGGCACCTACCTGGACGGCACCCGCAACGAGGCGAACCTGGCTCGCAAGCACAACTCCGAGCGCGCCTATTTCGAATACATGCCCATCGACCAGGAGCAGGCCGCCGATCCCGGCGTCAGCCTGGCCGACGGCCAGGTGGCCCTGACCGACGAGCAGCTGTTCCCCAACACCCGTATCTACCGGGATCTGCGCTTTGGCCAGCACCTGCACCTGTTCATGACCGACTACCGCAGCTTCAGGCCCGATCACCTGATCCCGGAAGACGCCTTCCCGGGCACAGTAGTGATGGACGAGGCCACCACCGCCGGCTTCATCGCCCAGGCCAAGGGCCTGCCCCTGGATCAGGCCACGGCCCTGGTCAAGAGCCTGTTCAGCCCCTACATCGACATCGACGATGCCGCCTTCGCCCAGCTCAAGGCGGTGCTCACCGGCGTCTTCCAGAACCTCTACATCGAGGCGCTGATGGCCAAGGGTGGCCTCAGCCAGGAAGAGGCCCTGGCCAAGGGCGCCGAGCTGGCCGGCAACGCCATCCAGGGCAAGCTGGCCACCGGCTACCTCAACGCCGTCATCGCCCAGCTGCCCGCCGAGCTGGGCCTGAGCCCCATCGACGACAGCGCCGCCGAACGCGGCATTGCCTTCTATTCCATGGGCAAGACCGATCTGTTCAACTTCCTGGGCGCCCGCTACCTGGTGATCAAGGACACCTTCGACATCTACGCCGCCTTCATGGAGCTGGTGGCCCGCGGCCAGGGCGGCTCGGTGCAGAGCGCCTACGACGCCAACCAGCTGGCCTGGCTGCAGGCCGGCCTGGCCGGCACCGACGCCACCCACAAGGTGGTGGGCAGCTCGGTGAGCTTCGCGCCGCTGTTGTTCGACCTGTCCGCGGACAGGCCCGATTCCGGCCTGGCGCTGCTGGAGAACATCCTCGACTCCGAGGTGGTGCCTGAGCTGCTCAAGCAGCGCTTCTACATCAACGTCGACCACTGGGACGGCTTCCCCCAGGTCAAGGCGTCGCTGATCAACGAGCTGTTCGCGCCGCTGGGCGTGGTCACCATCGCCGGTGACGTGCACTCCAGCTATGTGACCGAGCACGCCGCCCACGGCGCCACCGGCAATGTCAGCGTCGACTTCACCACCTCCTCGGTGTCGTCCGGTACCTTCGGCTCCTTCCTGACCGCCGGCCTCAACGGCATCCTGGCGCAGCTGGGCGGTGCCTCCCCCGAGGTGGCGCAGCTGCCGGCCTTCTTCGACCTGCTGGCCTTCACCGCCAGCCAGCGCGACGACGTGGCCTCGACGCTGCGCTTTGCCCGCATGCACGAGCACGGCGTGGCCGTGGCCGTGGCCGGCAACGACGGCCTGGAGGTGACCTACCACAACATCCCGGCCGCCGACGCGCTGGTGAAGCAGTCCCATTACCAGGATGCCGCCGGCTTCCTCGGCAATGTGGTGCAGCACCGCTTCCGCCTGGCCGACAACGCACTCAGCCAGCTGAGCTAA
- a CDS encoding M23 family metallopeptidase, with protein MKFPLLVASLLLSAAAQAQIPLQLGGDILQGSLVRGQTAPGATVTLDGQALKVSPQGHFVFGFGRDDDKSHQLVIQHQGEQRSETLKPRARKYAIQKVNGVPAKTVNPPKETLARIRREGAKVAKARALDSDRLDFTAPFQWPLTGPVTGVYGSQRYYNGEPRRPHFGVDVAAPTGTLVYAPAPGKVVLAEPDLFYSGGTLIIDHGYGVSSSFLHLSGLEVKVGQEIKTGDPIARVGATGRATGPHLDWRINWFKERLDPALLVPPMPKQAKAAK; from the coding sequence ATGAAATTTCCCCTCCTTGTCGCCAGCCTGCTGCTCAGCGCCGCCGCCCAGGCCCAGATCCCCCTGCAGCTGGGGGGCGACATCCTCCAGGGCAGCCTGGTGCGGGGCCAGACCGCCCCCGGCGCCACCGTCACCCTGGACGGCCAGGCCCTCAAGGTCAGCCCCCAGGGCCATTTTGTGTTCGGCTTCGGCCGTGACGACGACAAGAGCCACCAGCTGGTGATCCAGCACCAGGGCGAGCAGCGCAGTGAAACCCTCAAGCCCAGGGCCCGCAAGTACGCCATCCAGAAGGTCAACGGCGTACCGGCCAAGACCGTCAACCCGCCCAAGGAAACCCTGGCGCGGATCCGCCGCGAGGGCGCCAAGGTGGCCAAGGCCAGGGCCCTGGACAGCGACCGCCTGGATTTCACCGCCCCCTTCCAGTGGCCCCTGACCGGCCCTGTGACCGGCGTCTATGGCTCCCAGCGCTACTACAACGGCGAGCCGCGCCGTCCCCACTTCGGCGTGGACGTGGCCGCGCCCACCGGCACCCTGGTCTATGCCCCGGCCCCCGGCAAGGTGGTGCTGGCCGAGCCGGATCTGTTCTATTCCGGCGGCACCCTGATCATCGACCACGGCTACGGGGTCTCGTCGTCCTTCCTGCACCTGTCGGGCCTGGAGGTGAAGGTGGGCCAGGAGATCAAGACCGGCGATCCCATCGCCCGGGTCGGCGCCACCGGCAGGGCCACGGGCCCGCACCTGGACTGGCGCATCAACTGGTTCAAGGAGCGCCTGGATCCGGCGCTGCTGGTGCCGCCGATGCCGAAACAGGCCAAGGCGGCCAAGTAA